The proteins below come from a single Cottoperca gobio chromosome 11, fCotGob3.1, whole genome shotgun sequence genomic window:
- the ppp1r11 gene encoding E3 ubiquitin-protein ligase PPP1R11, which translates to MAEVPGTSSETITETVQTSTPPPPQQEGRSLTIKLRKRKTEKKVEWSSDTVDNEHLGRRSSKCCCIYEKPRQFGESSSESEGEDDDEGCGSAHCILGHGRRGNGQRGGGGATVPPNSGGSHSH; encoded by the exons ATGGCGGAGGTTCCCGGGACATCGAGTGAGACGATAACGGAGACTGTTCAGACGAGCACGCCGCCGCCGCCCCAGCAG GAGGGACGCAGCCTGACAATCAAGCTAAGGAAGAGGAAGACTGAGAAGAAGGTGGAGTGGTCCAGCGACACTGTCGACAACGAGCATCTAGGAAGAAGGTCTTCAAAAT GCTGCTGTATTTATGAGAAGCCTCGACAGTTCGGAGAGTCGTCCTCTGAAAGCGAGggggaggatgatgatgaaggcTGTGGCAGCGCTCACTGTATCCTGGGCCACGGCAGGAGAGGCAACGGacagagggggggtgggggagccACAGTGCCCCCAAACTCTGGAGGGTCACACAGCCACTAA